Proteins co-encoded in one Ralstonia sp. RRA genomic window:
- a CDS encoding helix-turn-helix domain-containing protein, whose protein sequence is MPNIDLLTFPDAGFSTLSTAADTLGVANALASMQAGKRANAAKAPVFGWRLVARDRARWQAAAKTLACRCDALPEDDAELGDALIVPPVHFDHIGTLEQRLALLEVERATIRRYLQAGRLVASPFTGVAMLADVLPAGQRLTVTWLIAGWVQGNFPHLKVVPAQAIVSSGNVVTARAMEHGVALMHRVLGRLADARLARTLGNTVLDQPSRGEAIGIWLRSKPAIRDSVVLRARRYLQQHLHEPFDLGKLADAASTSERTLLRHFTKTVGTSPLQLLHRLRVERACHLLEVSTLSLTTIAEQCGYQDMSAFRRLIRRHTGRPPGEHRRAHSVRAELRN, encoded by the coding sequence ATGCCCAATATCGATCTGTTGACCTTTCCCGACGCTGGTTTTTCCACCCTGTCAACGGCTGCCGACACGCTCGGCGTGGCCAATGCGCTGGCGTCGATGCAGGCCGGCAAGCGCGCCAATGCCGCCAAGGCCCCGGTGTTTGGCTGGCGCCTCGTCGCGCGGGATCGGGCACGCTGGCAGGCAGCTGCGAAGACGCTAGCCTGCCGCTGTGACGCGTTGCCGGAAGACGACGCGGAGCTCGGTGATGCGCTGATTGTGCCGCCCGTGCATTTCGACCATATCGGCACGCTGGAGCAGCGTCTGGCGCTACTGGAAGTGGAGCGCGCCACGATCCGCCGATATCTGCAGGCGGGGCGTCTTGTCGCCTCGCCTTTTACGGGCGTCGCAATGCTGGCCGATGTGCTGCCCGCCGGCCAACGGCTGACGGTGACATGGCTGATTGCCGGTTGGGTGCAGGGCAATTTCCCCCATTTGAAGGTGGTGCCGGCGCAGGCGATCGTGAGCAGCGGCAATGTGGTCACCGCACGGGCGATGGAGCACGGCGTTGCGCTCATGCACCGCGTGCTCGGGCGGCTGGCCGATGCGCGGCTTGCGCGCACGCTGGGCAATACGGTGCTCGATCAGCCGTCACGTGGGGAGGCCATCGGCATCTGGCTGCGCAGCAAGCCGGCCATCCGCGACAGCGTGGTGCTGCGTGCGCGGCGCTACCTGCAGCAGCATCTGCATGAACCGTTTGACTTGGGAAAACTCGCGGACGCCGCCTCCACCAGCGAGCGGACGCTGTTGCGGCATTTCACGAAAACCGTGGGGACGTCGCCGCTGCAATTGCTGCACCGGCTGCGCGTAGAGCGCGCGTGTCACCTGTTGGAAGTCAGCACGCTGAGCCTGACAACGATTGCCGAGCAGTGCGGCTATCAGGATATGTCCGCCTTCCGGCGGTTGATCCGGCGGCACACGGGGCGGCCGCCAGGAGAACATCGGCGCGCGCATTCGGTGCGCGCCGAGTTGCGCAACTAG
- a CDS encoding acylase — protein MHRFMQESALRSTLAMAALAALAGCASTADSGWATPSDTGFSAEISRTRFGIPHVRANDYASLGFGMAYAYAQDNVCLLADQVVTVNGERSKTFGPDGTVTVSFKPIPNTQSDAFFKGAFDEAGLRAGYAQMSPEARELLRGYLAGYNRYLKDTPAADRPAACRNAAWVRPLTLADMMRMGEEKSIQASAGAMLQGIVAAQPPGGAPASAVIPPHAVDTAALDRDLQLRDMPIGSNGWAFGKAATDNGRGVLLGNPHFPWTTTNRFYQVHLTVPGKLDVMGASIAAFPVVSIGFNKDVAWTHTVSTGRRFTLFELKLAEGDPTTYLIDGKPHKMTTRTVAFDVKLPDGRIERRTHTFYDTVYGPVLSMPAGGMPWTSQKAYTLRDANRNNTRSIDTWLHIAQAKDVAGIRQAIGNLGIPWVNTIATDRNGRALFADVSTTPDVSADALKRCAPSPLADKLFKGVGLVLLDGSRSACDWQVDPASPVPGLVAPARMPVLERDDYVANSNDSSWLTNPAQKLTGFSPVMGSTDVPQRLRTRIGIIEIERRLNGTDGLPGNKVNLPNLQAMIFRDANLAGHLVRDDLLAACKAGSGNFDADVRDGCAALAQWNLTSNADARAGHLFREFWMRAKDIPHVYAVDFNPADPIYTPRGLRVSDATVRTAVFKALKDAVGAVRTAGFALDAPLGTVQAAHAPGGDIALHGGEEYEGVLNKLQSTPIGPKGLQVYFGTSYIQTVTFDDQGPVADALLTYGESSDPASPHAFDQMREFSAKRWNRLPFSEASIAADPALKVTKLSQ, from the coding sequence ATGCACCGATTCATGCAGGAATCCGCACTGCGCAGCACGTTGGCCATGGCCGCCCTTGCGGCGCTGGCCGGCTGCGCAAGCACCGCCGACAGCGGCTGGGCCACGCCCTCGGACACCGGCTTCTCGGCCGAGATCAGCCGCACCCGCTTCGGCATTCCGCACGTGCGCGCCAATGATTACGCGAGCCTTGGCTTCGGCATGGCCTACGCCTATGCGCAGGACAACGTCTGCCTGCTGGCCGATCAGGTCGTCACCGTCAACGGCGAGCGCTCGAAGACCTTTGGGCCGGACGGCACCGTCACCGTATCGTTCAAGCCGATTCCGAACACGCAATCCGATGCTTTCTTCAAGGGCGCCTTCGACGAAGCCGGCCTGCGCGCGGGCTATGCGCAGATGTCGCCCGAAGCGCGCGAACTGCTGCGCGGCTACCTCGCCGGCTACAACCGCTATCTGAAAGACACGCCGGCCGCCGACCGCCCCGCCGCCTGCCGCAACGCCGCCTGGGTGCGCCCGCTCACACTGGCCGACATGATGCGCATGGGCGAAGAGAAGTCCATTCAAGCCAGCGCGGGCGCCATGCTGCAGGGCATCGTGGCAGCGCAACCGCCAGGCGGTGCACCGGCGTCTGCCGTCATTCCGCCGCATGCCGTCGACACCGCCGCGCTCGACCGCGACCTGCAATTGCGCGACATGCCGATCGGCTCGAACGGCTGGGCCTTCGGCAAGGCCGCCACCGACAACGGCCGCGGCGTGCTGCTCGGCAACCCGCACTTCCCGTGGACGACCACCAACCGCTTCTACCAGGTGCACCTGACGGTGCCCGGCAAGCTGGACGTGATGGGCGCATCGATTGCCGCCTTCCCCGTCGTCAGCATCGGCTTCAACAAGGACGTGGCGTGGACGCACACTGTCTCCACCGGCCGCCGCTTCACGCTGTTCGAACTCAAGCTGGCCGAGGGCGACCCGACCACGTACCTGATCGACGGCAAGCCGCACAAGATGACCACGCGCACCGTGGCGTTTGACGTGAAGCTGCCCGACGGTCGCATCGAGCGCCGCACGCACACCTTCTACGACACCGTGTACGGCCCGGTCCTGTCGATGCCTGCCGGCGGCATGCCGTGGACCTCGCAGAAGGCCTACACGCTGCGCGACGCCAACCGCAATAACACACGCTCGATCGACACGTGGCTGCACATCGCGCAGGCGAAGGACGTGGCGGGCATCCGCCAAGCCATCGGCAACCTCGGCATCCCCTGGGTCAACACGATTGCCACCGACCGCAATGGCCGCGCGCTGTTTGCCGATGTGTCGACTACGCCGGATGTTTCCGCCGATGCGCTCAAGCGCTGCGCGCCGTCGCCGCTGGCTGACAAGCTGTTCAAAGGCGTGGGGCTGGTGCTGCTCGACGGCTCGCGCAGCGCGTGCGACTGGCAGGTTGATCCGGCATCGCCCGTGCCGGGGCTGGTGGCGCCTGCGCGCATGCCGGTGCTGGAGCGCGATGACTACGTCGCCAACAGCAACGACAGTTCGTGGCTGACCAACCCGGCGCAGAAGCTGACCGGCTTCTCACCCGTGATGGGCTCGACCGACGTGCCGCAGCGCCTGCGCACCCGCATCGGCATCATCGAGATCGAACGCCGCCTGAATGGCACCGATGGCCTGCCCGGCAACAAGGTCAACCTGCCGAACCTGCAGGCGATGATCTTCCGCGATGCCAACCTCGCCGGCCACCTCGTGCGCGACGATCTGCTGGCCGCGTGCAAGGCCGGTAGTGGCAACTTCGATGCCGATGTGCGCGACGGTTGCGCTGCCCTCGCGCAATGGAACCTCACGAGCAATGCCGACGCCCGCGCCGGCCACCTCTTCCGCGAGTTCTGGATGCGCGCCAAGGACATCCCGCACGTCTACGCGGTCGACTTCAATCCGGCCGACCCGATCTACACGCCGCGCGGCCTGCGCGTGAGCGATGCCACCGTACGCACGGCTGTGTTCAAGGCGCTCAAGGACGCTGTGGGCGCAGTGCGCACCGCGGGCTTTGCGCTGGATGCCCCGCTGGGCACCGTGCAGGCAGCCCACGCACCGGGCGGCGATATCGCCCTGCACGGCGGCGAGGAGTACGAAGGCGTGCTCAACAAGCTGCAAAGCACGCCGATCGGACCAAAGGGGCTGCAGGTGTATTTCGGCACCAGCTACATCCAGACCGTCACGTTCGACGACCAGGGGCCGGTGGCCGATGCGCTGCTCACCTATGGCGAGTCGAGTGACCCGGCTTCGCCGCATGCGTTTGACCAGATGCGTGAGTTCTCGGCCAAGCGCTGGAATCGGCTGCCGTTCTCGGAGGCCTCCATTGCAGCGGACCCTGCGCTGAAGGTGACCAAGCTGTCGCAGTAA
- the aspA gene encoding aspartate ammonia-lyase: MATRIEHDLLGDRDIPNDKYYGVHTLRALENFPITGTPISVYPQLINALASVKAAAALANHELGLLDKTRADAIVAACKQVQAGVAHEHFVVDVIQGGAGTSTNMNANEVIANLALEQLGHARGAYEHLHPNEHVNMSQSTNDDYPTALHIATHDLVLELVEAMSVLRASFERKANEFRSVLKMGRTQLQDAVPMTLGQEFGSYAVGLAEDQARLLEALSTIREINLGATAIGTGINTHPDYAEAARKHLAQITGIPLITAQDLVAATPDVGAFMHISGVLKRMAAKLSKTCNDLRLLSSGPRAGMGEINLPPMQAGSSIMPGKVNPVIPEVVNQIAYEVIGNDVTITFAAEAGQLQLNAFEPVIAHSLFKSLVHLRNGCLTLADKCVNGITANVDHLRDNVERSIGIVTALNPHIGYTNATAIAQEALVSGASVYQLVLDKRLLSQEALDEILQPEMLTQPRAVAAG, translated from the coding sequence ATGGCCACTCGCATAGAACACGACCTGCTCGGCGACCGCGACATCCCCAACGACAAGTACTACGGCGTCCACACGCTGCGCGCGCTGGAGAACTTTCCGATTACCGGCACGCCCATTTCGGTCTATCCGCAATTGATCAACGCGCTGGCCAGCGTCAAGGCTGCTGCAGCACTCGCCAATCACGAACTCGGTCTATTGGACAAGACGCGCGCAGACGCCATCGTCGCCGCATGCAAGCAGGTACAGGCCGGCGTCGCGCACGAGCACTTTGTCGTCGACGTCATCCAGGGCGGTGCCGGCACCTCCACCAACATGAACGCCAACGAGGTCATTGCCAACCTCGCGCTCGAACAGCTCGGCCACGCACGCGGCGCGTATGAGCACCTGCACCCCAACGAGCACGTGAACATGAGCCAAAGCACCAACGACGACTATCCGACGGCGCTGCACATCGCCACGCACGATCTCGTGCTGGAACTGGTGGAAGCGATGAGCGTGCTGCGTGCGTCGTTCGAGCGCAAGGCCAACGAATTCCGCAGCGTGCTGAAGATGGGCCGCACGCAACTGCAAGACGCCGTGCCGATGACGCTGGGCCAGGAGTTCGGCAGCTACGCAGTCGGCTTGGCCGAAGATCAGGCGCGGTTGCTCGAAGCGCTGTCGACCATCCGCGAAATCAACCTAGGCGCCACGGCCATCGGCACCGGCATCAACACGCACCCGGATTACGCAGAGGCCGCGCGCAAGCATCTGGCGCAGATCACCGGCATCCCGCTGATCACTGCGCAGGATCTGGTGGCGGCAACGCCTGACGTGGGCGCGTTCATGCACATCTCTGGCGTGCTCAAGCGCATGGCGGCCAAGCTGTCGAAAACGTGCAACGACTTGCGCCTGCTCTCCAGCGGCCCGCGCGCCGGTATGGGCGAGATCAACCTGCCGCCCATGCAGGCCGGCTCCAGCATCATGCCGGGCAAGGTGAATCCGGTGATTCCGGAAGTGGTCAACCAGATCGCCTACGAGGTGATCGGCAACGATGTCACCATCACCTTTGCCGCCGAGGCTGGGCAGCTTCAGCTCAACGCCTTCGAGCCCGTCATTGCGCACAGCCTGTTCAAGAGCCTGGTGCATCTGCGCAATGGCTGCCTGACGCTGGCCGACAAGTGCGTCAACGGCATCACCGCCAACGTCGACCACCTGCGCGACAACGTGGAGCGCTCGATCGGCATCGTCACGGCGCTGAACCCGCACATCGGCTACACCAACGCCACGGCCATCGCGCAGGAAGCATTGGTGAGCGGCGCCAGCGTGTATCAGCTCGTGCTGGACAAGCGCCTGCTCAGTCAGGAAGCGCTGGATGAGATTCTGCAGCCCGAGATGCTGACGCAGCCGCGCGCGGTGGCGGCAGGTTAA
- a CDS encoding YajQ family cyclic di-GMP-binding protein, which produces MPSFDVVCEANMVEVKNAVEQANKEISTRFDFKGSDSRVEHKEQELTLFADDDFKIGQVNDVLMNKLAKRNVDVRFLDYQDKQKIGGDKMKQVVKIKKGVSGDLAKKIVKTIKDSKIKVQASIQGDAVRVTGAKRDDLQSVIAMLRKDVSDTPLDFNNFRD; this is translated from the coding sequence ATGCCGTCGTTTGACGTGGTATGCGAAGCCAACATGGTGGAAGTGAAGAACGCCGTGGAACAGGCCAACAAAGAGATTTCGACGCGATTCGACTTCAAGGGGTCGGACTCGCGCGTCGAGCACAAGGAGCAAGAGCTGACGTTGTTTGCCGATGACGATTTCAAGATCGGCCAGGTCAACGACGTGCTGATGAACAAGCTCGCCAAGCGCAACGTCGACGTACGCTTCCTGGACTACCAGGACAAGCAGAAGATCGGCGGCGACAAGATGAAGCAGGTCGTCAAGATCAAGAAGGGCGTGTCGGGCGACCTGGCCAAGAAGATCGTCAAAACGATCAAGGACAGCAAGATCAAGGTCCAGGCCAGCATCCAGGGCGACGCGGTGCGCGTGACCGGCGCCAAGCGCGATGACCTGCAAAGCGTGATCGCCATGCTGCGCAAGGACGTGAGCGATACCCCGCTGGATTTCAACAACTTCCGCGACTGA
- the murB gene encoding UDP-N-acetylmuramate dehydrogenase yields the protein MALLDSHYPLGQHNTFRFEATARYAAHVRTPKDIPAALADPRVQGLPVLVLGGGSNVVLTRDFDGLVLLMEIPGITTGRATIDGREVHTVTAGGGESWHGLVAHTVANGLPGLENLALIPGTVGAAPIQNIGAYGVEIKDRFHSLRAYDRHAGEFVTLDAADCAFGYRDSLFKRAGADRYIITEVTFALPVDWQPDTHYAELARELTAQNIANPTAQDIFNAVVAIRRRKLPDPAEIGNAGSFFKNPIVDAATRDALVERFPNLVGYVQPEGTYKLAAGWLIDQCGFKGRQSGAVGVYEKQALVLVHRGGGSAVQLMTLAREIQDAVHARFGVRIEPEPVVI from the coding sequence ATGGCGTTGCTCGACTCGCATTATCCCCTAGGCCAGCACAATACGTTCCGTTTTGAGGCCACCGCCCGCTATGCCGCCCATGTGCGCACGCCGAAAGACATTCCCGCCGCGCTGGCCGACCCGCGCGTGCAGGGTCTGCCCGTGCTGGTGCTGGGCGGCGGCAGCAACGTCGTGCTCACGCGTGACTTTGACGGTCTGGTGCTGCTGATGGAGATTCCTGGCATCACCACCGGCCGGGCGACGATCGATGGTCGCGAAGTCCACACCGTTACCGCAGGCGGCGGTGAGTCGTGGCACGGCCTGGTCGCACACACCGTCGCCAATGGCTTGCCTGGACTGGAAAATCTCGCGCTGATTCCGGGCACGGTGGGCGCAGCCCCCATCCAGAACATCGGCGCATACGGCGTCGAGATCAAAGACCGCTTCCACTCGCTGCGCGCCTACGACCGCCATGCCGGCGAGTTCGTCACACTTGACGCCGCCGATTGCGCCTTTGGCTACCGCGACAGCCTCTTCAAGCGCGCCGGCGCCGATCGCTACATCATCACCGAGGTGACATTCGCGCTGCCCGTCGACTGGCAGCCCGACACGCACTACGCAGAACTCGCCCGGGAGCTGACGGCGCAGAACATCGCCAACCCCACGGCGCAGGACATCTTTAACGCGGTGGTCGCCATCCGCCGCCGCAAGCTGCCCGACCCGGCCGAGATCGGCAACGCGGGCAGCTTCTTCAAGAACCCCATCGTCGATGCCGCCACGCGCGATGCACTGGTGGAGCGCTTCCCGAACCTTGTGGGTTATGTGCAGCCAGAAGGCACCTACAAGCTGGCCGCCGGCTGGCTAATCGACCAGTGCGGCTTCAAGGGCCGTCAGAGCGGCGCGGTGGGCGTGTATGAAAAGCAGGCGCTAGTGCTGGTGCACCGTGGCGGCGGCAGCGCCGTGCAACTCATGACGCTGGCGCGCGAAATCCAGGATGCGGTCCATGCGCGCTTTGGCGTACGCATCGAACCGGAACCCGTCGTCATCTGA
- a CDS encoding patatin-like phospholipase family protein, translated as MRKPDGKHINLALQGGGAHGAFTWGVLDALLEDGRLSYEGITGTSAGSMNAVVMLDGLLEGGPERAREKLHAFWLAVSTAGSPLSAMGENAKTLFSGKPLFPDSWPVTDWMRLWDNWISATAQGAHYNPLRDLLAQHVDFDRLRACESTKLFLAATDVNTGNVRVFNTPEIDAETVLASACLPYLYPAIEIHRHHYWDGGYMGNPVLFPFFYETKTQDILLVHVNPIVRKEVPDQPHEVMERLNEITFNASLLREMRAIAFVQKLIAEDWLKPEYRDRLKYIYLHAIRADKPLGDLSSSTKLVTDWSFLTMLKERGRHEGKAWLRKHFDDVGKQGTVDIQKEYLRGQEI; from the coding sequence ATGCGGAAGCCGGACGGCAAGCACATCAACCTCGCGCTCCAGGGCGGCGGCGCGCACGGCGCGTTCACATGGGGTGTGCTCGACGCGCTGCTCGAAGACGGACGCTTGTCATACGAGGGCATTACCGGCACCAGCGCCGGTTCGATGAACGCGGTGGTGATGCTCGACGGCCTGCTGGAAGGCGGCCCTGAGCGGGCACGCGAGAAGCTGCATGCGTTCTGGTTGGCGGTGTCGACGGCTGGCTCGCCGCTGTCTGCCATGGGCGAGAACGCCAAGACGCTGTTCTCCGGCAAGCCGCTGTTTCCCGATAGCTGGCCGGTGACGGACTGGATGCGCCTATGGGATAACTGGATCAGCGCCACGGCCCAGGGCGCCCACTACAACCCGCTGCGCGATTTGCTTGCCCAGCACGTCGATTTCGACCGGCTGCGCGCCTGCGAAAGCACCAAGCTCTTCCTGGCCGCCACCGACGTCAATACCGGCAACGTGCGCGTGTTCAACACGCCCGAGATCGACGCCGAAACTGTGCTCGCCTCCGCTTGCCTGCCGTACCTGTACCCGGCCATCGAGATCCACCGCCACCACTATTGGGACGGCGGTTACATGGGCAACCCAGTGCTGTTTCCGTTTTTCTACGAGACCAAGACGCAGGACATCCTGCTCGTGCACGTGAACCCGATCGTGCGCAAGGAGGTGCCCGACCAGCCGCACGAGGTGATGGAGCGCCTGAACGAGATCACGTTCAACGCGTCGTTGCTGCGCGAGATGCGCGCCATCGCCTTCGTGCAGAAGCTGATTGCCGAGGATTGGCTCAAGCCCGAATACCGCGATCGCCTGAAGTACATCTACCTGCACGCGATCCGCGCCGATAAGCCGTTGGGCGATTTGTCCTCATCGACCAAGCTGGTGACGGACTGGAGCTTCCTGACCATGCTCAAGGAGCGCGGCCGGCACGAAGGCAAGGCGTGGCTGCGCAAGCATTTCGACGATGTCGGCAAGCAGGGCACCGTCGATATCCAGAAGGAATACCTGCGCGGCCAGGAGATTTAA
- a CDS encoding pyrimidine/purine nucleoside phosphorylase — MTTETFDGVRLTTKANVYFDGKCVSHSFTLPDGTKKSVGVVLPATLTFGTAAAEIMECVGGSCEYKLDGPDEWKTSTAGESFHVPANSKFDIRVTEAYHYICHYA, encoded by the coding sequence ATGACCACCGAAACCTTTGACGGCGTCCGCCTGACCACCAAGGCCAATGTGTACTTTGACGGAAAGTGCGTCAGCCACAGCTTTACCCTGCCCGACGGCACCAAGAAGTCCGTGGGCGTGGTGTTGCCGGCCACGCTGACGTTCGGCACGGCTGCGGCCGAGATCATGGAATGCGTGGGTGGTTCGTGTGAATACAAGCTCGACGGCCCCGACGAATGGAAAACCTCCACCGCCGGTGAAAGCTTCCACGTTCCGGCGAACTCGAAGTTCGATATCCGCGTGACCGAGGCGTATCACTACATCTGCCACTACGCCTAA
- the argG gene encoding argininosuccinate synthase — METILQHVPVGQKVGIAFSGGLDTSAALRWMKNKGALPYAYTANLGQPDEEDYDAIPRKAMEYGAEKARLIDCRPQLANEGIAAIQAGAFHISTGGITYFNTTPLGRAVTGTMLVAAMKEDDVNIWGDGSTFKGNDIERFYRYGLLTNPALKIYKPWLDQTFIDELGGRAEMSAFMTKEGFGYKMSAEKAYSTDSNMLGATHEAKDLEHLNSGIRIVNPIMGVAFWKPEVEVKAEEVSVTFDEGRPVAVNGKEIADPVEMFLELNRIGGRHGLGMSDQIENRIIEAKSRGIYEAPGMALLHIAYERLVTGIHNEDTIEQYRINGLRLGRLLYQGRWFDPQAIMLRETAQRWVARAVTGTVTLELRRGNDYSILNTESANLTYAPERLSMEKVEDAPFSPADRIGQLTMRNLDLMDTRDKLAIYSKAGLLSLGTSNALPQLDGGKK; from the coding sequence ATGGAAACCATCCTGCAACACGTTCCCGTCGGCCAGAAGGTCGGCATTGCCTTCTCCGGCGGCCTCGACACCAGCGCAGCCCTGCGCTGGATGAAGAACAAGGGCGCGCTGCCCTATGCCTACACCGCCAACCTGGGCCAGCCCGACGAGGAAGACTACGATGCCATCCCGCGCAAGGCCATGGAGTACGGTGCAGAGAAAGCTCGCCTGATCGACTGCCGCCCGCAGCTGGCCAATGAAGGCATTGCCGCCATCCAGGCCGGCGCCTTCCACATCAGCACCGGCGGCATCACGTACTTCAACACCACGCCGCTGGGCCGCGCCGTCACCGGCACCATGCTGGTCGCCGCCATGAAGGAAGACGACGTCAACATCTGGGGCGACGGCTCGACCTTCAAGGGCAACGACATCGAGCGCTTCTACCGCTACGGCCTGCTGACCAACCCGGCGCTGAAGATCTACAAGCCGTGGCTGGATCAGACCTTCATCGACGAGCTGGGCGGCCGCGCTGAAATGTCCGCCTTCATGACGAAGGAAGGCTTCGGCTACAAGATGAGCGCCGAAAAGGCCTACTCGACCGACAGCAACATGCTGGGCGCCACGCACGAGGCCAAGGATCTGGAGCACCTGAACAGCGGCATCCGCATCGTCAACCCGATCATGGGCGTGGCGTTCTGGAAGCCGGAAGTCGAAGTGAAGGCCGAAGAAGTGTCGGTCACGTTTGACGAAGGCCGCCCGGTCGCCGTCAACGGCAAGGAAATCGCTGATCCGGTCGAGATGTTCCTGGAGCTGAACCGCATCGGCGGCCGTCACGGCCTGGGCATGAGCGACCAGATCGAGAACCGCATCATCGAAGCCAAGAGCCGCGGCATCTACGAAGCCCCGGGCATGGCGCTGCTGCACATCGCCTACGAGCGCCTGGTCACCGGTATCCACAACGAAGACACCATCGAGCAGTACCGCATCAACGGCCTGCGCCTGGGCCGTCTGCTGTACCAGGGCCGCTGGTTCGACCCGCAAGCCATCATGCTGCGCGAAACCGCCCAGCGCTGGGTGGCCCGCGCCGTGACCGGCACCGTGACGCTGGAACTGCGCCGCGGCAACGACTACTCGATCCTGAATACCGAGTCGGCCAACCTGACGTACGCGCCCGAGCGCCTGTCGATGGAGAAGGTGGAAGATGCGCCGTTCAGCCCGGCGGACCGCATCGGCCAACTGACCATGCGCAACCTGGACCTGATGGACACGCGCGACAAGCTGGCCATCTACTCGAAGGCTGGCCTGCTGTCGCTGGGCACCAGCAACGCACTGCCCCAGCTGGACGGCGGCAAGAAGTAA
- the argF gene encoding ornithine carbamoyltransferase, whose translation MNPPSSIKHYLQFKDFSLEEYEYLLDRSAILKAKFKNYETWHPLHDRTLAMIFEKNSTRTRLSFEAGIHQLGGHAVFLNTRDSQLGRGEPIEDAAQVISRMTDIIMIRTFGQEIIERFAAHSRVPVINGLTNEYHPCQVLADIFTFIEQRGPIKGKTVTWVGDANNMAYTWIQAAEILGFRFHFSAPKGYQLDPAMVADSARPFVHVFESPLEACDGAHLVTTDVWTSMGYEAENEARKKAFGDWMVTEAMMQRAQPDALFMHCLPAHRGEEVEAAVIDGKQSVVWDEAENRLHVQKALMEYLLCGRY comes from the coding sequence ATGAACCCACCAAGCTCGATCAAGCACTACCTGCAGTTCAAGGACTTTTCGCTGGAAGAGTACGAATACCTGCTGGACCGTTCCGCGATCCTCAAGGCCAAGTTCAAGAACTACGAGACGTGGCACCCGCTGCACGACCGCACGCTGGCCATGATCTTCGAGAAGAATTCCACGCGTACGCGCCTGTCTTTCGAGGCTGGTATCCACCAGCTCGGCGGCCATGCGGTCTTCCTGAACACGCGCGATTCCCAACTGGGGCGCGGTGAACCAATCGAAGACGCTGCGCAGGTCATCTCCCGCATGACCGACATCATCATGATCCGCACCTTCGGGCAGGAGATCATCGAGCGCTTTGCCGCGCATTCGCGCGTGCCGGTCATCAACGGGCTGACCAACGAATACCACCCGTGCCAAGTGCTGGCCGACATCTTCACCTTCATCGAGCAGCGCGGCCCGATCAAGGGCAAGACCGTCACGTGGGTGGGCGACGCCAATAACATGGCGTACACGTGGATTCAGGCGGCTGAGATCCTCGGCTTCCGCTTCCATTTCTCCGCCCCGAAGGGCTATCAGCTGGATCCGGCCATGGTGGCCGATTCCGCTCGCCCGTTCGTGCACGTGTTTGAAAGCCCGCTCGAGGCTTGCGACGGTGCCCATCTGGTGACCACCGACGTGTGGACCAGCATGGGTTATGAGGCTGAGAACGAAGCGCGCAAGAAAGCCTTCGGCGACTGGATGGTCACCGAGGCGATGATGCAGCGTGCGCAACCCGATGCCCTGTTCATGCACTGCCTGCCGGCACACCGCGGCGAGGAAGTCGAAGCCGCCGTCATCGACGGCAAGCAGAGCGTGGTGTGGGACGAGGCGGAAAACCGCCTGCACGTGCAGAAGGCACTGATGGAATACCTGCTCTGCGGGCGCTACTAA
- a CDS encoding DUF3579 domain-containing protein has product MAAYPRQFFIQGVTRDGKTFRPSDWADRLCGVMAQFRPAGDTGDPRLTYSPFVRPVMSGGIKSVFVDERLREIEPKALDFVLNFAHDNNLQLVEACILPDEGTPA; this is encoded by the coding sequence ATGGCAGCCTACCCTCGCCAATTCTTTATCCAGGGCGTCACCCGTGACGGAAAGACCTTCCGCCCGAGCGACTGGGCCGATCGGCTGTGCGGCGTGATGGCGCAGTTCCGCCCCGCCGGTGATACTGGGGACCCCCGCCTGACCTACTCCCCTTTCGTGCGCCCCGTCATGTCGGGCGGCATCAAGAGCGTCTTCGTCGACGAGCGCCTGCGCGAGATCGAACCCAAGGCGCTGGACTTCGTACTGAACTTCGCGCACGACAACAACCTGCAGTTGGTCGAAGCCTGCATCCTGCCCGACGAAGGCACGCCGGCCTGA
- the rpsT gene encoding 30S ribosomal protein S20 codes for MANTAQARKRARQAVVQNAHNSALRSRLRTAIKTVRKAVAGGDKAAAAAAFKTAQSTIDSIADKKIVHKNKAARAKSRLSAAIKAMAAA; via the coding sequence ATGGCAAACACCGCACAAGCACGCAAGCGCGCACGCCAAGCCGTCGTTCAAAACGCTCACAACTCGGCACTGCGCTCGCGTCTGCGCACCGCTATCAAGACCGTCCGCAAGGCCGTGGCTGGTGGCGACAAGGCAGCTGCAGCTGCTGCATTCAAGACCGCTCAAAGCACGATCGACAGCATCGCTGACAAGAAGATCGTCCACAAGAACAAGGCTGCACGCGCAAAGTCGCGTCTGTCCGCTGCCATCAAGGCAATGGCTGCTGCCTAA